In the Ilumatobacteraceae bacterium genome, one interval contains:
- a CDS encoding ABC transporter permease — translation MNNGTVRRIGLAVAAPAVSAVVAILISSIVLEISGSDSIETFRTMIDNGTKLESVIDMLNRATPLYLSAVAAAIGFRMNLFNIGVEGQYILAAFLAAVVGAKIDLWGPLHIAVIMLTAMLVGAAWSGLAGLLKVTRGVNEVISTIMLNFIAVGGLVAGLLPSFIDDPTATNQGTAPIGESGRLPDLNSWVEVFTREIVKGRRLTGVFLVAVIVGIIYHVVINRSRFGYDIRASGMNPTAARVGGVPPKRMILFAMIGGGVVAGLVGMPEILSDNHAYDQGFVQGLGFAGIAVALLGRNTAPGMALAALLFGFLDSSAAVLQVSSLASREIVVIMQATILLVAVIAYEVVNRIRQRDEVKRAAQAVEVAS, via the coding sequence ATGAACAACGGGACGGTACGTCGAATCGGCCTCGCGGTCGCCGCCCCGGCGGTCAGCGCGGTCGTCGCGATCCTGATCTCGTCGATCGTGCTCGAGATCTCGGGCTCCGACTCCATCGAGACCTTCCGCACCATGATCGACAACGGCACGAAGCTCGAGTCGGTCATCGACATGCTCAACCGGGCGACACCGCTCTACCTGTCGGCGGTGGCTGCCGCGATCGGGTTCCGGATGAACCTGTTCAACATCGGCGTCGAGGGTCAGTACATCCTGGCTGCGTTCCTCGCCGCCGTCGTCGGCGCCAAGATCGATCTCTGGGGCCCGCTGCACATCGCCGTCATCATGCTCACCGCGATGCTCGTCGGCGCCGCCTGGTCCGGCCTCGCCGGGCTCTTGAAGGTGACTCGAGGCGTCAACGAGGTCATCAGCACGATCATGTTGAACTTCATCGCGGTGGGCGGTCTCGTCGCCGGTCTGCTCCCGTCGTTCATCGACGACCCGACCGCGACCAACCAGGGCACCGCACCGATCGGCGAGTCCGGTCGGCTCCCCGACCTCAACAGCTGGGTCGAGGTGTTCACCCGCGAGATCGTCAAGGGACGCCGCCTGACCGGCGTGTTCCTGGTCGCCGTCATCGTCGGCATCATCTACCACGTGGTCATCAACCGCAGTCGGTTCGGCTACGACATCCGGGCCAGCGGGATGAACCCGACGGCCGCCCGGGTCGGCGGGGTCCCACCCAAGCGCATGATCCTGTTCGCGATGATCGGCGGCGGCGTCGTCGCCGGCCTCGTCGGCATGCCCGAGATCCTGTCCGACAACCATGCCTACGACCAGGGCTTCGTGCAAGGACTCGGCTTCGCCGGCATCGCCGTGGCGCTGCTCGGTCGCAACACGGCGCCCGGCATGGCCCTCGCCGCCCTGCTGTTCGGGTTCCTCGACTCCTCGGCAGCGGTCCTGCAGGTGAGTTCGTTGGCGTCTCGTGAGATCGTCGTGATCATGCAGGCGACCATCCTGCTGGTCGCCGTGATCGCCTACGAGGTCGTCAACCGCATCCGCCAACGCGACGAGGTCAAACGCGCTGCCCAAGCCGTGGAGGTCGCATCATGA